From a single Pseudocalidococcus azoricus BACA0444 genomic region:
- a CDS encoding ATP phosphoribosyltransferase regulatory subunit → MVYQPPTGGRDLLPLDVAQQRWIEHHLEQTFQRWGYHEIVTPTIERLDTLMAGGAVRPETVMHVQDPDSDWLGLRPELTASIARAAVTRLAGTPLPQRLYYKANVFRRASTKGLNRRQEFFQAGVELIGGLGLRADAEILFLLQDCLQTLNLQAWSVLLGDAGLTQCLLNTFPPAWQSQIRHHLAQLDRVALLELPLPNDIRTKVLELLNLRGPADLVMAKLQAWPLDQAGNQRLQALAQLLAIIGDQLNIILDLSLIQTFDYYTGIVWDVVAYAEGDLRVIAQGGRYDQLLGTYSPEAQSQPGIGFVFNLENLQQSLGNQGQLPQQPPRSHWLVVPTSEPALKASFTHAQTLRLEGEVRAEIALDPLSPAEIRAYAQRQQIPYIAWVNEAGQPRVEIVSEGEVVPC, encoded by the coding sequence ATGGTTTATCAACCTCCCACGGGTGGGCGCGACTTACTGCCCTTAGACGTGGCCCAACAACGCTGGATTGAACACCACCTGGAGCAAACCTTTCAACGTTGGGGCTATCACGAAATTGTTACACCAACCATAGAACGCTTGGATACACTCATGGCAGGTGGGGCGGTGCGGCCGGAAACGGTGATGCATGTGCAAGATCCAGATTCCGATTGGTTAGGGTTGCGCCCAGAATTAACGGCTTCGATTGCCAGAGCAGCGGTGACTCGATTAGCCGGTACTCCCTTACCCCAACGCCTCTACTACAAGGCCAATGTCTTTCGCCGGGCCAGTACGAAGGGCTTGAACCGCCGCCAAGAGTTTTTCCAGGCCGGGGTTGAACTAATTGGTGGGTTGGGCTTGCGGGCTGATGCAGAAATTTTATTTTTACTCCAAGACTGTTTGCAAACCTTAAATCTCCAGGCCTGGTCAGTCCTCCTGGGAGATGCGGGTCTTACCCAATGCTTATTAAATACCTTTCCCCCGGCCTGGCAGTCCCAAATTCGTCATCACTTGGCCCAATTGGATCGAGTCGCCCTCTTAGAATTGCCTCTGCCCAATGATATCCGCACAAAAGTCTTAGAACTCCTCAATCTGCGCGGCCCCGCCGATCTGGTGATGGCCAAACTCCAGGCCTGGCCCTTAGATCAAGCCGGAAATCAACGGCTCCAGGCCCTGGCGCAGTTATTGGCCATCATCGGCGATCAACTCAACATCATCCTTGACTTGAGCCTGATACAAACCTTTGATTACTACACGGGCATTGTTTGGGATGTGGTGGCCTATGCCGAGGGTGATTTAAGGGTGATTGCCCAAGGGGGCCGCTATGACCAACTCTTGGGAACCTACAGCCCGGAAGCCCAGTCTCAACCCGGTATTGGTTTTGTTTTTAACTTGGAGAACCTCCAACAGAGTCTTGGGAATCAAGGGCAATTACCCCAGCAGCCCCCCCGCAGTCATTGGTTAGTTGTGCCGACATCAGAGCCAGCCCTCAAAGCCAGCTTTACCCATGCCCAGACCCTGCGCCTTGAGGGAGAAGTACGCGCCGAAATTGCCCTAGATCCCCTCAGCCCGGCTGAAATTCGCGCCTATGCCCAACGCCAGCAGATTCCCTACATTGCCTGGGTGAATGAAGCCGGTCAGCCAAGGGTGGAAATTGTCAGTGAGGGGGAGGTCGTACCATGTTAA
- a CDS encoding type 1 glutamine amidotransferase, with protein MNRHSLRILLLQARNDPPTQQEELAEFSRYSGLRPEQFTILNGFDQAEFSPTVIQGHHALFIGGSSDASVLKPDLYPFVLPSQALILDCLEQRIPVFASCFGFQLAVEALGGRVILDRDHMEMGTYPIYLTPNAAADPLCQTLPSEFLAISGHQERALSLPPQAIHLAYSQLCPYHGFTLPGQPFYAFQFHPEVDRTDLIARISRYCDRYFENPDAWRELANSTQETPIANQLIGAFVDRILLSALAAEG; from the coding sequence ATGAATCGGCACTCGCTGCGGATCTTGCTTCTCCAGGCCCGGAATGATCCCCCAACACAACAAGAGGAACTAGCCGAATTTAGCCGCTATAGTGGTTTACGCCCGGAGCAATTTACCATTCTCAATGGGTTTGATCAGGCCGAGTTTTCCCCAACGGTGATTCAGGGCCATCATGCTTTGTTTATTGGTGGCTCCAGTGATGCCAGTGTCCTGAAGCCGGATTTATATCCCTTTGTGCTCCCTTCCCAGGCCCTCATTCTTGATTGCCTTGAACAGCGAATCCCCGTCTTTGCCTCCTGTTTCGGCTTTCAATTAGCGGTGGAAGCTCTCGGTGGGCGGGTGATTTTAGACCGTGATCATATGGAAATGGGCACTTATCCGATTTATCTCACACCCAACGCCGCCGCAGATCCCCTCTGTCAAACCTTACCTTCAGAATTTTTAGCCATTTCTGGCCACCAAGAACGAGCCCTGTCCCTCCCACCCCAAGCCATTCACCTCGCCTATTCCCAGCTTTGTCCCTATCATGGTTTTACTTTACCCGGACAACCGTTTTATGCCTTTCAGTTTCACCCTGAGGTGGATCGGACGGATTTGATTGCCCGGATTAGCCGCTATTGTGATCGCTACTTTGAGAATCCCGATGCATGGCGAGAACTGGCCAACTCTACCCAAGAAACCCCCATTGCCAACCAACTCATTGGGGCCTTCGTAGATCGGATTCTGCTGTCTGCCTTGGCCGCCGAGGGATAG
- the hisG gene encoding ATP phosphoribosyltransferase yields the protein MLTIAMPKGALLKDSIKTLSLIGLDFSALLDNSHRQLQILDPSGQARALLVRAQDVPVYVEYGQAQLGIVGYDVLKEKQPQVAQIADLKFGGCRLSVAVKQTSPYKSARDLPPQARVASKFVKCAADYFQALDLPVEVVPLSGSVELGPLTGMAEAIVDLVSTGRTLKENGLIELEQLFYSTARLIAHPLSYRLDSEQCRAWAEEILGINECMESALKP from the coding sequence ATGTTAACCATTGCTATGCCCAAGGGTGCGCTCCTCAAAGACAGTATTAAAACCCTGAGCTTGATTGGCCTGGACTTTTCAGCCCTCTTAGATAATTCCCATCGCCAACTGCAAATCCTCGATCCCAGTGGCCAGGCCCGCGCCTTATTAGTCCGCGCCCAAGATGTCCCCGTCTATGTGGAATATGGCCAGGCCCAGTTGGGCATTGTTGGGTATGACGTGCTGAAGGAAAAACAGCCCCAGGTGGCCCAAATTGCGGATCTCAAGTTTGGGGGTTGTCGGTTATCGGTGGCCGTCAAGCAAACCAGTCCCTACAAATCAGCCCGAGATCTGCCCCCCCAGGCCCGGGTTGCCTCTAAATTTGTCAAATGTGCCGCTGATTACTTTCAAGCCCTCGATTTACCTGTGGAAGTGGTTCCCCTGTCTGGTTCGGTGGAATTGGGGCCCTTAACAGGGATGGCCGAAGCTATTGTGGATTTAGTCTCCACTGGCCGCACCCTCAAAGAGAATGGCTTAATTGAACTAGAACAGTTGTTTTACAGCACCGCCCGCCTCATTGCCCACCCCCTCAGTTACCGTTTGGACAGTGAACAATGCCGGGCCTGGGCTGAGGAGATTTTAGGGATCAATGAATGCATGGAGTCAGCCCTTAAGCCGTAG
- the glmS gene encoding glutamine--fructose-6-phosphate transaminase (isomerizing), whose amino-acid sequence MCGIVGYIGPRPAAEVLLEGLRKLEYRGYDSAGIAAVWEGELHCIRAKGKLHNLQEKLDKLHLPARIGIGHTRWATHGKPEEYNAHPHRDASGRLAVVQNGIIENYRELRENLKAKGYLFTSDTDTEVIPHLIADFLKISAPNTNSHHHGLLDAVRQAVQHLQGAFAIAVVSADFPDELIVARQQAPLVLGFGEGEFFCASDTPALVPYTRAVLPLENGEIACLSPTGAEIYDFSGQRLRKTPRTLNWNPVLVEKQGFKHYMLKEIYEQPGVVRTCLEYYLRDDWRPDADFSPIKLNLSPALLADLEQVQILACGTSWHAGLVGKYLLEDLAQIPTSVQYASEFRYAPPPVTRQTLTIGVTQSGETADTLAALELELHRRANLRSELQPRLLGITNRPESSLGHLVSEIIDTHAGIEIGVAATKTFVAQLLAFYLLALDLAWQRQTLDHSRLGAIIDQLRQLPAQVEQILESQERYIETLSHDFADTQDFIFLGRGINFPIALEGALKLKEISYIHAEGYPAGEMKHGPIALLDAKVPVVTIAMPGIVFEKVLSNAQEARARDARLIGVTPMEEQEARDTFDALLPVPEVDELLSPILTVIPLQLLAYHIAARRGLDVDQPRNLAKSVTVE is encoded by the coding sequence ATGTGCGGCATTGTTGGCTACATTGGCCCGCGTCCGGCGGCGGAAGTGCTGTTAGAAGGTCTCCGCAAACTGGAATATCGGGGCTACGATTCAGCGGGGATTGCAGCGGTCTGGGAAGGAGAACTTCACTGTATTCGGGCCAAGGGTAAACTCCATAATCTCCAAGAAAAATTAGACAAGCTCCACCTCCCGGCCCGGATTGGCATTGGTCACACCCGCTGGGCCACCCACGGTAAACCGGAAGAATATAATGCCCATCCCCACCGAGATGCCAGTGGCCGTTTGGCCGTTGTCCAAAATGGGATTATTGAAAACTATCGCGAACTGCGGGAAAACCTCAAAGCCAAGGGCTATCTCTTCACCTCGGACACGGACACGGAAGTCATTCCCCATTTGATTGCGGATTTTCTCAAAATATCTGCTCCCAACACAAACAGTCATCATCACGGCCTGTTAGACGCAGTGCGGCAAGCGGTGCAACATCTCCAGGGAGCCTTTGCCATTGCTGTGGTTTCCGCGGATTTCCCCGATGAGTTAATTGTGGCCCGTCAGCAAGCGCCCCTCGTTTTGGGCTTTGGGGAAGGGGAATTTTTCTGTGCCTCTGATACTCCCGCCCTAGTGCCCTATACCCGCGCCGTCTTGCCCCTCGAAAATGGGGAAATTGCCTGTTTAAGCCCCACCGGAGCCGAGATTTACGACTTTTCTGGGCAACGCCTCCGTAAAACCCCCCGCACCTTGAATTGGAATCCGGTTTTAGTCGAAAAGCAGGGCTTCAAACACTATATGCTCAAAGAAATTTATGAGCAGCCGGGGGTCGTTCGCACCTGTTTGGAATATTACTTGCGGGATGATTGGCGACCGGATGCCGACTTTAGCCCCATCAAATTAAACTTATCTCCGGCCCTCCTCGCTGATTTAGAGCAGGTGCAGATTTTGGCCTGTGGCACGAGTTGGCACGCCGGATTGGTGGGTAAATATCTGTTGGAAGACTTAGCCCAAATTCCCACCAGCGTTCAATATGCCTCCGAGTTTCGCTATGCCCCCCCGCCCGTGACCCGCCAGACCCTGACCATTGGGGTGACTCAATCTGGGGAAACCGCCGATACCTTAGCGGCCTTGGAGTTGGAGCTACATCGCCGGGCTAATTTGAGGTCAGAACTACAACCGCGTCTATTGGGAATTACAAATCGCCCCGAAAGTAGCTTAGGTCATCTTGTCTCCGAGATTATTGATACCCATGCCGGGATTGAAATTGGGGTGGCCGCAACTAAAACCTTTGTCGCCCAGTTGTTAGCGTTTTATTTGTTGGCTCTGGATCTGGCCTGGCAACGGCAAACCCTTGATCATTCCCGTTTAGGCGCAATCATTGATCAACTGCGGCAACTGCCGGCCCAAGTCGAGCAAATTCTCGAAAGTCAGGAACGCTATATTGAAACCCTGTCCCATGACTTTGCTGATACCCAAGACTTTATTTTCCTCGGACGTGGGATTAACTTCCCCATTGCCCTTGAGGGAGCCTTAAAACTGAAGGAAATTAGCTATATCCATGCGGAAGGCTATCCGGCCGGGGAAATGAAACATGGGCCGATTGCCTTGCTGGATGCGAAAGTGCCGGTGGTGACGATTGCGATGCCGGGGATTGTGTTTGAGAAAGTTCTCTCCAATGCCCAGGAGGCTCGGGCCCGCGATGCACGCTTAATTGGGGTGACACCGATGGAGGAACAGGAGGCTCGCGATACCTTTGATGCCCTCTTGCCGGTGCCGGAAGTAGATGAGTTATTGTCCCCAATTTTGACGGTGATTCCCCTCCAACTGCTGGCCTATCACATTGCGGCAAGGCGGGGTCTGGATGTGGATCAACCCCGGAATTTGGCCAAGTCAGTCACGGTTGAGTAA
- a CDS encoding TMEM165/GDT1 family protein, translated as MNWQLLGVSFVMVFLSELGDKSQLAAITLGGNARSPRLAFLGVASGLVFTSFLGVLLGGQVSQILPAPLLKSIAAIGFALLGLYLLWQPSSPLVIDLSSESEHSPDDRASSEISAP; from the coding sequence ATGAATTGGCAGCTATTGGGGGTCAGCTTTGTAATGGTTTTCCTTTCCGAGTTGGGGGATAAAAGTCAATTGGCCGCAATTACCTTAGGGGGAAATGCCCGCTCGCCCCGATTAGCCTTTTTAGGTGTGGCCAGTGGCCTCGTATTCACTAGCTTTTTAGGGGTACTCCTGGGCGGCCAAGTGTCGCAGATCCTCCCGGCCCCATTGCTCAAATCCATTGCGGCGATTGGCTTTGCTCTCCTTGGCTTATATTTGCTCTGGCAGCCGAGTTCTCCTCTGGTCATTGACTTGTCTTCAGAATCCGAGCATAGCCCAGATGATCGGGCTTCCTCCGAAATCTCAGCACCATGA